Within the Bradyrhizobium ottawaense genome, the region CCGGCAGCGCGGATTTGTCCTCGGCCAATGCGTGCCGCGCGCCCGCCATCAGCGCGAGCGCGACCAATCCGGAACCCAGGCGAATCAAATGCAGGCGCATGGTGCCGTTGTAGCAAGCGTTCGGCGCAAGTCAGCCCCGAAACGGCGCGACTTTACGACGCCAAGCCCAGGCGCCGCTCACTCCGGCGCGACGCCGCTGGCTTTCAGCAATTGCGACCACTTCTTTTCGTCCTTGTCGATGAGGTCGGCGTAGTCCTCCGGCGTGCCGGGCGTGATCTCGGTACCGTCGGCGCCCAGTTGCCGTTTCACCTCGTCGGAAGCGAGCGCCTCGCGCAGCGCCTTGTTGAGCTTTTCGATAACAGGCTTGGGCGTCCCGGCCGGCGCGGCGAGGCCATAGTACAGCGAGGCATCGAAGCCAGGCAGGCCCGCCTCGGCCATCGTCGGCACGTCAGGCATCAGGCTTGAGCGGATCGTGCTGGTCACGGCCAGCGCGCGCAATTTGCCGGCGGTGACGTTGGGATGCGAGGCCGGGATCGGCGCAAACGCCATCGGGATATGGCCACCCAGCAGATCGGTCAGCGCCGGTCCGGTGCCCTTGTAGGGAATATGCACCAGCGTGATGCCGGCGGAGGCCGCGAAATATTCGCCGGTGATATGGCTCGCGGTGCCGGCGCCGGCCGAGCCGAAATTGACCTTGCCGGGATTGGCCTTCGCATAGGCGATCAGTTCGGCGACGGTCTTCGCCGGGAAGGACGGATTCACCACCAGCGAGTTCGGCGCATTGCCGATCATGCCGATCGGCGCAAAGTCCTTGCGCGGATCGTAGCCGGCACTCTTGTAGGCCGAGGGCCCGATCGCCAGCGTGCCGGTATAGCCCAGCACCAGCGTGTAGCCGTCGGGTTCGCTTTTCGCGACCGCCTTGGTGCCGACGGTACCACCGGCGCCGGGACGGTTGTCGATCACGACCTTCTCGCCGAGCAGCTCGCTCATCTTGTCGGCAACGCCGCGGCCGACGATGGATGTGCTGCCGCCGGGCGCGAACGGAATGACCAGCGTGATCGCGCGGGCGGGATACGTTTGCGCGGCAACGTCATGGACGCCTGCGCCGAGGGCAAGCATGGCGACACCAACGCAACGCCATTTGTTCCAGCTGGTCATATTGAGCGCCTCCCGAGGCTGTTGTTCTTTACTAACTGATATTCTCGTCATTGCGAGGAGCGAAGCGATGAAGCAATCCATTCTTTCTTTACGTCGAGAGATGGATTGCTTCGCGGAGCCTGTCATCGGGCGCGCATTCGCGCGACCCGGTGGCTCGCAATGACGGTCGCTATTTCCAGGCGAACACCGGCTGTTCCAGTTCGGCGACGCGGGTATTGCGGCCGGCGAGGACTTCACGAAATTGATAGATCAGCGCCGCAGTCGGCGCGTGGATATGCTGGCCGTCGAGGCGGAAGCGGATCACGCGGCGCGTGCTTTCGGGGATCGTGGTGAAGGAGAACGCGTCGTCGCGTTCGATGTCCTCCAGCGCAATGTGGTGCACGGATTCGACTTCATCAGGGTTCGGCACGATCGCCGCCCGCGTACTCACCCACACCACGACCGGGGTGATGAGATAGCCGGAGCGGGTCGGATAGTCGTCGAGCAGGCCGAGCACATCGCTCTCGCCGAGTTCGACGCCGAGCTCTTCATGCAGCTCGCGCAATGCGGCCTGTGCCTGCGTCTCGCCCTGGTCGCAGCGCCCGCCCGGCAGCGCCCATTGGGCGGCATGGGCGCGCAGGCCGGCGGCGCGGCGGGTCAGCAGGAACGCCGTGCCTTCGCCCGTCTGGACCTGCGTGAGTGCGATCGCCACCGCGGCCCGCTTCAGCGACGGCGCGGCGCCGTCAGTCTGCACGCGCCTGAAGCTGGCACAGAGCTCTGCGATATTCCGCCGGGTGGTATCATCAAATGACCTGACCATCCCGCTTGACTACAACACACGCGCGACCGATGAAATGACCCCGACAGCATGACAGCCCGC harbors:
- a CDS encoding Bug family tripartite tricarboxylate transporter substrate binding protein — translated: MTSWNKWRCVGVAMLALGAGVHDVAAQTYPARAITLVIPFAPGGSTSIVGRGVADKMSELLGEKVVIDNRPGAGGTVGTKAVAKSEPDGYTLVLGYTGTLAIGPSAYKSAGYDPRKDFAPIGMIGNAPNSLVVNPSFPAKTVAELIAYAKANPGKVNFGSAGAGTASHITGEYFAASAGITLVHIPYKGTGPALTDLLGGHIPMAFAPIPASHPNVTAGKLRALAVTSTIRSSLMPDVPTMAEAGLPGFDASLYYGLAAPAGTPKPVIEKLNKALREALASDEVKRQLGADGTEITPGTPEDYADLIDKDEKKWSQLLKASGVAPE
- a CDS encoding NUDIX hydrolase yields the protein MVRSFDDTTRRNIAELCASFRRVQTDGAAPSLKRAAVAIALTQVQTGEGTAFLLTRRAAGLRAHAAQWALPGGRCDQGETQAQAALRELHEELGVELGESDVLGLLDDYPTRSGYLITPVVVWVSTRAAIVPNPDEVESVHHIALEDIERDDAFSFTTIPESTRRVIRFRLDGQHIHAPTAALIYQFREVLAGRNTRVAELEQPVFAWK